The nucleotide window TGTTTTATGTAGTACAGATCGAATTCCAGCTTTTCGGCTGAACCCTCCACTGAAGCTAATTTCCCACCGTTGATCTGCGCCCAGCCGCCGATGCCCGGTTTCACGAGCAGGCGGGCCCGATAGAATGGAATCTGTTTCTCCAGCTCGGCGATTAATTCGGGGCGTTCGGGACGAGGTCCAACGAGGCTCATATCCCCGAGCAGCACGTTCAGAAATTGCGGGAATTCGTCCAGATGGGTTTT belongs to Anaerolineales bacterium and includes:
- a CDS encoding sugar transferase: KTHLDEFPQFLNVLLGDMSLVGPRPERPELIAELEKQIPFYRARLLVKPGIGGWAQINGGKLASVEGSAEKLEFDLYYIKHRSVLLDIWIILRTIGSIIGLKGV